The nucleotide sequence CTGGTGCTCACGGCGCCGACGAGCTTTCACGCCGAGCGGGTGCGGTCGCGGTTCTCGAGCGCGATCGAGATGCACCTCGCCCAAGAAGGCGTCGCAATTCCGCTGCGAATCGAGGTGGGGAGCGAGGCTGCGCCCGTGCGGGAGCCCGCTGCCGGCGCGGTCGGTCTACGTCCGAACGCTCTTTCCGAAGCGGCGCCTTCGCGCGCGCTGATGGTCCGCGTCGAGGCGCCGCTGGCTCCGGCCGCGCAGCTCGCGCTGCCGCACACGTTCGACACGTTCGTGGTCGGGCCCGGCAACGCACTCGCCCGCGAGGCGTCCTTCGCGCTCGCGCGCGGCCGCACACTCGGCGCCGGCACGCTCTTCCTCGCGGGCCCGCCTGGCATCGGGAAGTCGCACCTCGCGCGCGCGGTCGTGCACGAGGCGCGCGCGAACGGCTCCGAGCGCGCGCTCTACGCCTCCGCCGAGTCGTTCACGAGCGAGCTGATGTCGGCGATTCGCGCGAACGAGACGCCGGCGTTTCGTCGCCGCTATCGACGCGAGTGCGACCTGCTCGTGATCGAAGACGTGCAGTTCTTTGCGGGCAAGAACGCGACGCAGCTCGAGCTCTTCCACACCGTCGAGCACCTGCGCCTCGTCGGCGCGCGCGTCGTGCTCACCGCCGATCGCCTGCCGCGCGACATCGCGCGCTTCGACGCGCGGCTCGCCTCGCAGCTCGCGAGCGGTCTCGTCGCCGAGATGGATCCGCCCGACCGCGAGCTGCGCCGCGACATTCTGCGCGACCGCGCCGCGCGCGGCGGCTTCCGCATTCCCGACGATTGCCTCGAGCTGCTCGCCGACACGGTGCACGGCAGCGTGCGCGACCTCGAGGGCGTGCTCATGCAGCTCGTCGCGAGCTCGGCGCTGCTCGGGCGCAAGATCGATCGCGCGCTCGCGGAGAGCGCGCTGCGCAAAGTCGCCGGCCCGAGCGGCGCCGCGCACTCGATCGATGAAGTGATCGACTGCGTCGCGCAGTTCTCCGGCCTGCGCCGCGCCGACCTCGCGAGCCGCTCACGCCGCCGCGCAACGCTGCGGCCGCGCCAGCTCGCGATGTACCTGTGCCGCCAGCTCACCGACGCCAGCCTCAGCGAGATCGGCCGCGCGCTCGGCCGCGACCACCCCGCCGTCGCCAACGCCCTGCGCGCCATCGAACGCGCCCTCCTCGAACGCGCCCCCCTCCGCTACCAGGTCGAAGAGCTCTCCGCGCGCCTCCAACGACGCCGCAGCTAGCGCGAGCAGGGTCTCTTCTCCGCCTGACTCGCCGACGCGCACTCCCCTCAAAGCGGGAGGATCCTCGAAGTCGAACGCTCCACCGGAGCAGGTCGGCCGAGGCCGCAAGCAAAGCGCGCAGCAAACCGCGGAGTCCTCGACGCGGTTTGCGAAGTCAACAAGGAAAAGGGGAGGCGCTGTCTCCTGACCGCCTACTTCCCGGCGTGACTCGCTGCCTCAATACGCTCCTTCACCCGCGCCACTCCAGCCTCCCCGCGGAAGCGCGACGGCCCCGCCATCGGGCGCAGGTGCTCGGGCTCGAGCGAGGGCGGATCCTGCGCGGGGTCGTCGAAGCGCCGCAGCACCTTGTAGGTCGTGCTGCGCTCGACGGGCGTGCGGCCCATCTCGCGGATCAGGCGGCGCATCTCCTCGGGCGCGAGGTTCTCGCCGAAGTCCGCGCCGGACTCGCGGCTGATCGACTCCTCCATCAGCGTGCCGCCGAAGTCGTTCGCGCCAGCTGTCAGGGATACCTGCGCGAGCTTCGGCCCCATCTTCACCCACGACATCTGCACGTTCTGGATGTGCGGGCGCAAGAACAGGCGCGACACCGCGATCATCTTCAGGTCTTCGGCCGCCGACGGGCCGGGCCGCGTGATGTCGACGTGGCCGAGCGTGTTCTTCTCGTGAATGAAGCCGAGCGGCACGAACTCGGTGAAGCCGCCCGTCTCCTTCTGAATGTCGCGAATCGTGCCAAGGTGCTTCGCGACGTGGTGCGGCTTCTCGAGGTGCCCGTACATGATCGTCGCCGTCGAGCGCAGCCCGACGCGATGCGCGGTCTTCACGATCTCGATCCAGCGGTCGGTCATCAGCTTGTTAGGTGAGAGCTGGCGGCGGACCGAGTCGTCGAGGATCTCCGCCGCGGTGCCGGGGATCGTCCCGAGGCCCGCTTCCTTCAACCACGTCAGCAGCTGCTCGAAGGACCAGCCGCTCTGCTTCTGCATGAAGCTGATCTCTTCCGGCGAGTACGCGTGGATGTGCAGCTGCGGGTACTTCGCCTTGATCGAGGTGAGGATCAGCTTGTAGTGGTGTTGGTCCTTGTGCGGGTCGATGCCGCCTTGGATGCACACTTCGGTCGCGCCGCGTGAAACCGCGTCGTCGCACTTCGCGAGGATCTGCTCCATCGAGCGGTCGTAGGCGTCGTGCTCGTCGCGGTGGCGCGCGAATCCGCAGAACGAGCAGCCGACGTAACAAATGTTGGTGAAGTTGATGTTGCGGCACACCACGAACGAGACGTCGTCGCCTTTGTCGGCCTTGCGCGCGGCATCCGCGGTGAGGAGCAGCGCGGTGTAGTCCGCGCCCTGCGCCGCGAGCAGCGCGATCGCGTCTTCGTGCGTGAGCTCGCGGCCCGCGAGCGCGCCCTCGAGCAGCCGCGCGAAGTCGGGCTTCACGTCCGAGAGGAGTCGCTCCAGCATCAGGCAGCCTCCAGGCTCATGCGCGGGCGCGCGTAGAAATCGCCGGTCGCCGCGCGCTGCACGGCCTCGTACACGTTCGGCTCGAAGAACTCGGGCTTGCGCGCGTGGCGCGGATACACCGGCAGGCGCTCGACGAGGCGCTTGC is from Deltaproteobacteria bacterium and encodes:
- the dnaA gene encoding chromosomal replication initiator protein DnaA; this translates as MPSPLTAWDGALARLSAETPPLALKAWILPLGIHADGDTLVLTAPTSFHAERVRSRFSSAIEMHLAQEGVAIPLRIEVGSEAAPVREPAAGAVGLRPNALSEAAPSRALMVRVEAPLAPAAQLALPHTFDTFVVGPGNALAREASFALARGRTLGAGTLFLAGPPGIGKSHLARAVVHEARANGSERALYASAESFTSELMSAIRANETPAFRRRYRRECDLLVIEDVQFFAGKNATQLELFHTVEHLRLVGARVVLTADRLPRDIARFDARLASQLASGLVAEMDPPDRELRRDILRDRAARGGFRIPDDCLELLADTVHGSVRDLEGVLMQLVASSALLGRKIDRALAESALRKVAGPSGAAHSIDEVIDCVAQFSGLRRADLASRSRRRATLRPRQLAMYLCRQLTDASLSEIGRALGRDHPAVANALRAIERALLERAPLRYQVEELSARLQRRRS
- the cofH gene encoding 5-amino-6-(D-ribitylamino)uracil--L-tyrosine 4-hydroxyphenyl transferase CofH, with the protein product MLERLLSDVKPDFARLLEGALAGRELTHEDAIALLAAQGADYTALLLTADAARKADKGDDVSFVVCRNINFTNICYVGCSFCGFARHRDEHDAYDRSMEQILAKCDDAVSRGATEVCIQGGIDPHKDQHHYKLILTSIKAKYPQLHIHAYSPEEISFMQKQSGWSFEQLLTWLKEAGLGTIPGTAAEILDDSVRRQLSPNKLMTDRWIEIVKTAHRVGLRSTATIMYGHLEKPHHVAKHLGTIRDIQKETGGFTEFVPLGFIHEKNTLGHVDITRPGPSAAEDLKMIAVSRLFLRPHIQNVQMSWVKMGPKLAQVSLTAGANDFGGTLMEESISRESGADFGENLAPEEMRRLIREMGRTPVERSTTYKVLRRFDDPAQDPPSLEPEHLRPMAGPSRFRGEAGVARVKERIEAASHAGK